A section of the Arcobacter roscoffensis genome encodes:
- a CDS encoding ExbD/TolR family protein, with the protein MKRREPLGLDLTPIIDVVFILLLFFIVSSVFKKDELALILDLPNSNAKELKVDEEQVFIELSSNKLAIKGIEVSFQSLEDNLKAIENKQKAVLVRIDKKVEYQRVVKVLDLLQKHDLTNLALVTSQEEKKD; encoded by the coding sequence ATGAAAAGAAGAGAACCTTTAGGTTTAGACTTAACCCCAATCATAGATGTGGTTTTTATACTACTTTTATTTTTTATTGTAAGTTCAGTGTTTAAAAAAGACGAACTAGCTTTAATACTTGATTTGCCAAATTCAAATGCTAAAGAGTTAAAAGTAGATGAAGAACAAGTTTTTATAGAACTTAGTTCAAATAAACTTGCAATAAAAGGAATAGAAGTATCTTTTCAATCACTAGAAGATAATCTAAAAGCTATTGAAAATAAACAAAAAGCTGTACTTGTTAGAATTGACAAAAAAGTTGAATATCAAAGAGTTGTGAAAGTTTTAGATTTATTACAAAAACATGATTTAACAAACCTTGCCCTTGTAACAAGTCAAGAAGAAAAAAAGGATTAA
- a CDS encoding MotA/TolQ/ExbB proton channel family protein: MDILFYIQKGGLIVYILIALNTIGFTIILWKLFTLPRKNAMIKKIETKLDKNSTNSVFSQIEYEVKKLESGLTYIKNIATIAPLLGLLGTVIGVYQSFDVITKNGLGDPSVFSNGISIALITTIAGLIVAIPHHIAYNHFISQIDSIELKAKSTIK; encoded by the coding sequence ATGGATATACTTTTTTATATACAAAAAGGTGGCCTTATTGTCTATATCTTAATAGCTTTAAATACTATTGGATTTACTATAATTTTATGGAAGCTATTTACACTTCCAAGAAAAAATGCCATGATAAAAAAGATTGAGACAAAACTTGATAAAAACTCAACAAACTCAGTTTTTTCACAAATTGAGTATGAAGTAAAAAAGCTAGAAAGTGGTCTTACATATATAAAAAACATTGCTACAATTGCACCACTTTTAGGATTACTTGGAACTGTAATTGGGGTTTATCAGTCTTTTGATGTTATTACAAAAAATGGTTTAGGTGATCCAAGTGTTTTCTCAAATGGTATTTCAATCGCACTAATTACAACAATAGCAGGCTTAATAGTAGCAATACCTCATCATATTGCTTATAATCATTTTATTTCACAAATTGATTCTATTGAATTAAAAGCAAAAAGTACAATTAAATAG